DNA sequence from the Oryza brachyantha chromosome 5, ObraRS2, whole genome shotgun sequence genome:
GGGGGAGGCCCCACCCCTCTTGGCCGCGGGGGCAGGTGGGTGTACCTGGGCCCCACCACGTTGCGGATACCGCCGACAGCGCGGGGGCTGGCCCCACCCCCGCACCACCACGTGGCCCTCCGCTCCTGGGGCGCCAAACCCCCCGGGCCCCACCACGACCGTTGGTAGTTACAGGGAGGGGATTGTTTCTTCCTCTCTCCACGATCCAAATGCTAATAATTGCCAGTTAGGTAGATTGATCGTCACTAGTTGGTGTGATCTTGTCTCTCTGGTCTTAAAAATTTCTTGTACGCAATCGACCAATGCGTCCATCCAAAACGATCTCTCTGATCGAATGAACAGCGTCGTGTATGCCATCGTCCCTCCATGGTCCATCCGACCGGTGCATGATCGAATCGCCCAGTCACGGAGATCCTATCACAGTACTACTGTTCTTCGTCTCGTTCGTTGTTTCCCTCACGATCAGTTCATGTTTTTCACTCACGAGCAGCATGTATGCATCCAAAATTAACTGCACCGCCGGATTGGTGTCCGGTCAGATCCAACTTAAGCTTGACCCCTCTCCTGCATGCGGCCACTGGTAGCCTCGATCTCGCAATCTCGACCAGGTGGCTGTTTGTGGAGAATAGCTGGGCTCACTTAGCTACTAGCGATAGTAGGGTTGGTAACTAAGGCCTATCtagttcctaaaaaattttccaaaaacatcacatcgaatctttaaacatttaaataaaatattaaatatatatataaacattaaaactagttACACAATTACGGGGAAAATCGTTTGACGattcttttgagcctaattaggacatgattagtcataagtgctgcagtaaccaacatgtgctaatgacagattaattaaactcaaaagattcatctcacggttttcaggcggaatttaaaatttattttttcattggtgtccgaaaaccccttccaacatctggtcaaacgttcgatgtgacctctgtagcaaaaatttttgccaactgAACAACCCCTAATTAAGCTAAGCAGAGGACGCGCCAATGGCAGGTGGAAGCATCGGTAGGAGTAGAACGGATTAATGTCAGCTTCTGCTGCTAAATCAATATCAAGGATTTGAAACGACCCGGACGTGACTAGGATCAATCTCGGCgtccgcgtcggcgtcgtccaTCCCCTTCACCAACCCTCGCGATCGACGTCGTCGTCCGTCGCGCGGCCGGCCGCTAGCTGCTCGGTCGTCTCCGTCGCACTGTCGGCAGACGGTGCGTCCATGGCGACGACGATTCAAAGAGGCAATTTTTCCATTTGTGAATGGTCGGTGCATGCACGCGCTCCCTGCAGGTCTGCGTGATGTCAGTGCGACGGTGTCTCCGCGACGACGGGgacgggcggtggcggctggcCATGGCACGTATCGCCGCGATCGTCGGTGTCGTGACgacgagctgctgctgcgcctgTGCGCGTTCTGGCGAGCGACCGATCCGGCCGGGCACGTTGGGACAAGGCAGGAGTCCAGCCCAGGGCCCCCGGCCATGACCAACCAACCGGCCGGCTCATGTGGCTGCCAGTCGCGGCGCCACCTCGCGCCCATGTCACTCTGCAGTTGGATCACGCGTAGCTGTCCGTCCCGCGAACGCGTGGGCGACTCTCATCGGTGCATCTGTCAACCTGCCATATTACCGGCCGCCGGTGAGAAGAGTAATCCGTGCACCGGCGACTAAACGTTGCTGTTTCTAGCTTGGTTTTGTTAATTGGACTCGGCGTCTGGCTCTGAGCCACTGACCATAGCACACGTTTTGGACGCCGAGGAGATCAGATCGCCTATGACGTCTGATACGACCACTTGTCGGGGAGCGCCTGTGGATGTCAGACGTCAGCTAGCGTGGTCGGCATAACAGGATCATGTTGTTGTGGATAGAACAACAactaacagaaaaaaaatatattcgaACAACGCCACAAAGTTTATATGTGCTCGATCGGGAGTGACCGAGGGAGAGATCGATGGTCATAAAGACATAAAGTGGTGAAGAAAACGATAAATTAGTGCCGGCAAAGGTCTCTTTTTGTACACGACGGTGGATTAACAAATGGTTTGTTCATGaccacatgtataaaaaattgttaAGACTTTGCCCTTCAGTTAGTACGTAGGTTTCAGTGTTTCACCTGTCATGTTTGTGACACATACAGAGTACAACTGTGTTTCCTCACAGGAATTCGATCCGTTGTTATTTTGTGTTCGCTATAGGAAAAGTCGGTTGAGTAATAATGGAGGACGTCGTACGTCATCTCCCCTGTATGAGATGATGATCTCATCTTAAGAGCATCCGTAACCGTTTATCTAAACTTGATcatcatatctttatttagataattatttaaattagttttatccttcatatctctatATACTTCACtggatcatccatatatgacatactctatatttttttggaagatggagagagatcatctaaatatgatattctctcttctaatatggatgacatctaaaaataaatgataagatAACCGTTCTGTTGGAACCTAATTTATAGtcttcatcatctattttcaggatagaggatgagatagagGATGCTCTAAATCCTACTCGCCCCTTATGAGATCATGCGACCTGATCTTAATCCTAATCGTCGTCTTGCGTCACATGAGCCAGGGACTCAAATCAGGCGATAACCCAAGCATGAGTaccaaccaaaccaaccaTTACCAACTCCATGGTACTACCTTATACGAGGAGTACTACATATATTATTGCGAGTAACACGCAtggtgttaattaattagtacaccTAAGTTAGTTTTGTGAGAGGCTGAGAGAATGGAGAATGTTCTCCCACTATCCTAAAGAAGAAACATGTGcatatacaaattaattagcactATTCATGAACGATCGGTCGCCAAGCTAGGCCTTCTCGTGTATTGGGTTGTGGACTTTGTGGGCGTGCGTCAAGGCAGCCGCTGCCTGAAAAGACTAAGAccagtaatttattttatatctataatatattttatgtgtataatatTCTTATCTATTTAGATttacatgtatgtatatatatatatatatatatatatatatatatgcataagatataaatatataatgtttatatatacgaAAGTTcgtatgtataaaatttatgtgtataatatTACATGTATAATGCTTGTACGCATACCAGCACATGACATATCTGTCACGCGCTCTCCGCTGCCCGCTGGGACGCTACTGGAGATGTGGCCAGTGAGGCACACGtaacgcgcgcgcgcgtcgtgGGTTGGGGTGCCGCACGCCGCAACGCCACGATGCGCGGCCTTCGGTTTTGCAGTGAGCGCCGGGCGCGCGGCACGCATGCAGTTTGACGAGAGGCGGGGTGGGGGAAGGAAGGGGGAACCGGACCGGTTTGGTcggcgcgggggcggcggcgcaacacGCACCAGGTTATTAACGGTTGAGTGCAGTTGGGCTGGCGATGTTGTTGTCCAACAAAAAGGTCGAATTGCTCGTGCCGAAACCAGTTAGACAAGACTAGCAGCAGAAGCTAGCCGCACAGGCTAACGACGCTGTGACATGCAGGCATACAGCTAGCGAAAAGAACAGggtgcatgcaatgcaacagTTCTTAATTATAGTAGTAGTAACTAAAACCGTTGGAGCGGCAGTCATGCTGCCCTTTCGGGCCATCGATCACCGGGGGTGAGAGCGGGCGCGACACGCCACGCGCGCCGCTAGCTGGACGCCTGGACCGgaccgccccccccccccccccctcgatCAATCACAATCACATGGCTGATGTATTGCTCCGCGCGCGGCTCATCGCTAGCTGCAGCTACCCGTGCCTCACTGCAccgcccggccggcggccAGGCGTCCGTGTCGCGTGCAGCGTACGTACTGTGCGTGCGCTTGTCTCCTCGCGGCCCGGCCGGCTGGGCTAGCTGCTTGCCCCCCTGACTGGAGTGATGGCGAGATGAGTGCGACGCAGCACGCACCGCGCGCGCTCCTGTGATAGTGTGATGTGCTGCATGCGCTGATCGATGATGCCGCCGATAGATAGACCACGCGGGACGGGGACGGCGTTGGCCGGCGCGCAAACCACTCTCGCTACGAGCAGCCGCGCGCGATATTGGGTCGGCGCGCGAGACTACACGGAAATATTGACACGCAAGACCCCTCCCTCTACGTACGATCGAGCAGCCGTCGATCGATATACATCATTGTATAACTAGCTAACGCGTTGTTCATCGCGGGGCTCATAGAGGGGGTCCGATATTGCATGGTAGCTACTCCATCCATCTCGATCATAATGTAACGTGTTCTGTTCTATATTAAGccttttcaaatttaattaaatttataaggaaaaacatataaaaacacTGGTTTTTATCTATGTTCAATGCAATTCTGGTGGGAGAGCTCCTCCCCAGGTGAaacttaaaaagaaattattcaCGTATTGTTAATATATCtataataatttgtttgtATTAGCAATACTAAAATGGTTATCTATAAgcttagttaaaaataaaatagtttgatTTAGATAAAAACAAGACATACATCTACCATTATGAAGCGAATAGGTCATGTAGACAACCTAACATCTAAACGACGAATAGAGCTAGCTCgtactctctctattttaaaatatagttatttattaTCGGATTTAACACATCTTAATATAATAAACTTCATACTTATTGTACTATAACATATTAAATCtgataactatattttagaacagacgGAGCAGCTAGTTAAGGTTGGACGGTGGCTCCAAGATTACATGGTGCATGCATACGGCCCGATTCCTGTTCAGGACGATTACCCGGGCATTCATGGCCCACTCATCGTCAGTGTCCAACAAAACAGTTGagtggtagtagtagtagtattataGTATCGCTGCTGGTAGTACATACGTGTCTCGAGACATAGCCGTGAAATAATTGATTCGTCATCGATCGTGTAACAGAATAGTTCGCACATGTGCATGTCTCCTGCTCTCATGTCATGTTTGTTCATGATTATTTGGCCGTATCGACCATATGAGGACCTGCGTGTGCAAACATACGGTGCTCCAGGACAAACACACATATAGCTAGCGAcacgatatatttttagtcAGGTGAATTCGGGAAACTAATcacgtgattaattaatcagcttTCTGGAGATCAGTGCGTGAAAGGATATAGCTGTCAGGGCGTGTACAGCCATGAGACAACAACTGTTTATATACATCCACGTCAAAATAATCATCTTATATGACATCATTAACCTATAAAAAACTTCATTGTCGCCTTTTGTTTGTCTAATACTTATACACGTGCTCCTAAGTTGTGCAcgcaacttttttttagagaaatacTTTATACATTGGTTGCGTgtaataaatacaaaacataaaaaataaaatattacatatgCTACAAACAACTAAATAGACAACATATTATACAAGTTGATTATTTACCtataagtatatattaaatagataATGGTCGTCTGTACTGTACATGCCCTAATACAGTAGCATCGATTGTAATCAATCTACTACCATGTACAGGGGTTTATATTATCATGGAGGTCAGAgggatataaaatattaaaaccgTTGTCACGTTTTTTCAATGGTTTTGAACGATATCTTATCACAATAATCATGGTAACATGGTAACAGGGATGAAGAAAACCATCGGTTTTTGAACCCATAGCGTATACCTAGCGCGTCCGTTGTTTTCTATCCAGCCCTAGCACTGTATAAGACCATCCTTTCTGATAAAACCTGCTTATGTACATGCATGTACCTGCAGCGTCACATtctcatagaaaaaatattatacccCCCAACTAATGCTCAAATTATGGGCATGAACATACAACACTTAATTATTCCTAGTTCACtaacacaaatgaaaaatggtAGAGTTGCATCAGGCCATATTTGGAATATTACCATGCCTACCAAAAATTAATTCGCAGCATCAGGCtccttagaaaaataatattctctccggttaaaatatttattgcttAGGACCTGATGttatcaaacttctaaaatctaaaaaccaattttacattacaataaatttataatatctaataaatttatgatattatgatagtattttttgaatgtatatcatttgttttgtgtttaaactaagcatttaataaattattgatagttgaatttttttataagtttcacaaaatcatatgttaaacgataaatattttaaccGGAGGCACGGGCGGAACCAGCCCTAGGACCAGTAGAGCTTAAGCCCTAGGTATAGGTTTATAACccctttaaaattatataaaattatcatacatattcaaaaataattaagatttCATTGGCTTATTCctactctttatttttttttctggttttgtcCCTGACCGGAGGGATTAATAATTGCTGCATCGACGTCACGGGCTTCTGTCTTGTCTCTTCTCCTACAATTGATCAGCAAAGTCAGAGTTCCACTGGAGGCTGGCGCTAGCTGAAACCAGATAGATCGAATTCTAAAATGTGTGCCTGCAGCCTGCTGTTAGGATTTCAAAAGaccgaaaaaaaaagcagataTACTATGTGCTATTCCTCtcaaaaaaagataaataaatcaacttaTATAGCTTAAACTTTATCAAAAATAGATCAGTTTCTACCTTCTTTTTTACTCTCGATTCATATACCGAGAAATTTTATCCTTAATATCAATCTCTCTTACCTAACCACCCataaatactattttattaattaacaagGTACACTTTATTCATTTTCTCTTTGCACTTAATATATCTTTGGACGTGAGATATCATATGGTTAAGGGTTAATTAACTTATCCTGAGACGCAGGAAGGAAGCCGTCTTCTTCAAGGCCGGCCACCGGCACGGCAGCAGGCGTCATCCTCAAGGCTCAAGCCCTCCCTCCCCGTCACCGAAACCCGCTCCCCTTTGCTTGctgtcgacgacgacggagctAGCTGTCGTCGAGTAGAGGAACACCGGGACACCTCGTCGACAGCACGATCccaggcgacggcgatggcgatggcgatggcgatcgCCGGACACaagtggcgccgccgccgacaccgGCGCGCGGCGTCAGACTTAGCGCATCGACAACCAAAGCAACCGGCCCGTTCAGCCAGCCCACGACAAGCAGGCCGAAGCCCACTCCACGGCCCATGTAAAGGAGGCGTGTGAGAAAAGGAGGGGGCAGAGACGAAGAGAAGCATCACCGCATCAGCAGCAAAGGGAAGCATCCATCCTCTCCAGCGGCTCCAGAtccggcggccggtggcgccctcctccctcgccaaCCAACGGCGCTGATCCCCTCCGCCATCTCCGTCCGAcaccctccgcctccacctccaaaAAGGTAAGCAGCAACCGCTTCTGCtcccgctgctgccgctgctcgctCTCCCACTGACACGGACGGTGAGTCCGTGACCACCTCCTATGGCGGTCAGGCCCTTGCGATGTCGGAGGGGCTCGACGGGAcggagaacggcggcggcagcggcggcggagggagggagcagGACCGCTTCCTGCCGATCGCCAACATCGGCCGCATCAtgcgccgcgccgtgccggAGAACGGCAAGATCGCCAAGGACACCAAGGAGTCCGTCCAGGAGTGCGTCTCCGAGTTCATCAGCTTCATCACCAGCGAGTGAGTTTCGCCTTCCACCTTCCCTTTGTATCGCTACGGTGCCTGATTGATCCGATCCAgttcggagcggcggcggatgccAGTGATGACTGATGATGGCGTCGTATTCCTCCCTTGTGATCCCTGCAGAGCTAGCGACAAGTGCCTCAAGGAGAAGCGCAAGACAATCAACGGCGACGACCTGATCTGGTCAATGGGCACGCTCGGATTTGAGGACTACGTCGAGCCCCTTAAGCTCTACCTCAAGCTCTACCGGGAGGTATTGCACTATTCCTCCCCCTATAGTTGCCTAAGCTTTTGATACACCGACAGGAGAGCCGTGCTTAGGTCTACTGATGCTGATATGAGTTGTGCATTGGTTGGATTGCGTATGATTCATGCAAAAGGTGAGAGCCTGTGTGAGCGTACTCAGCAAAGGCCTTAACTTTAGGATTACTTGGTCTATCACAAGGATTGATTTACTCCGAATTGATGGATGTTTGATTGAGTTGCCAACAATCGATTGGTTCAATGTGTTGCCGGAATGTAAACCCCCTAGATATCTTGGTCAAAGCATGCGCTTTAAAGGTGGAATTTTCTTTGTATCTGTTGGCATGAGCTGATTCAATTAAAACGGCCTTAGTCTTTCTATTTGGATGCCTGGTGGTGGCAGAGTGGCCACTATCCAGTTTAATTAGCACTGTAATTTTGTTCATGTCCATTATGCTAGTACGCATCTGATGAGTATTGCTACAAACTTGAAATTGTTAGATTACCAACTACGTCTGTGCTTAAGAAGACATGTAGCTTTTGTGCTGGACTGAGCATTAGTGCATGGACCAAGACTGATTTTTATAATCTGCTTGTATTGTCTGCGATTGCTTGTGATATacttcgtttttttatttgatgttctTGACTTTTACatctatgtttgatcatttgtcttattcaaaatttcttTGCAAATTTACAAGTCACGCTTAAAgtgtctttagtaataaatcaaatcataacaaaataattaataattatgtaaatattttgaataaggccgcgttcggctgcaTATGTTCACAACCAATGTTCACTCGTTTTCTGTGTCGTTTTCTGTGTGTACGCTTCTTGTACTGCTAAACGGTACATTTATCCCGAAAAagttctataggaaagttgtcttaaaaatcatatcaatctatttttcaagtttgtattactaataattaattaatcatataataatctGTTGCTACGTTTTCCACACCGGTTACTTAAACGACGaacaaacgcggcctaagacgaatggtcaagcGTACactcaaaagtcaacgacgacaaataaaaaaggtggagggagtataaaataaaagaatgtgTCATTGTCCTTCAAACTGCTATTTGTCAACAGAGttacctttgttttcttttccatatTATACACAAAATTTTATGTGCACTGACAGTTATATTTTGCCTTCTTGCATGAATAACAATGACTGTTGATTACCCTTGTTGGTATTGAAGACGGAGGTATTTCCTGTGCTGTATTACTTGCTGATCTTTATGGTTTGGTAATTCAGGTTTACTCAATTTTACGTGTCATCTTTTAGGGTGACTCAAAGATTCCAAGAGCTTCTGAACATCCAGTAAAGAAAGATATTTTACTTAATGGAGATCCTGGATCATCGGTAACATATAGTTGTTCCTTGTGCCAACCAAGTTTGTTTGGTCAAGTTTCTGTTACCAAACATGTGCTAAGTTTTAACAAAATGAAGCATTGACCTACTGTCTACCTTACTTTATATCACACATtcgcatatttttttctacaatcTATTCTGTTATTTTTTGCAGGTGCTATATCAATTGCCATATAACTCTTAATTGTTTTGGCCATTCTTCTATTCGTGCCACTAGCTTATGCTTCTGCAGTGTGGACATGttgaaccttttttttggtttacaaACATGTCTTGGTTGTTTAAGATCACATGTTTGGGACGAAAACGTACTTGTAACCTCTATTTCTGCTGAAGATCATGATACGTGTGACCAATAGTTGCTTAGCCAAGCATTATAGTTCTGTGGTTTGTTGGATGGCTGTTTTCATATACTTTGGTTAGCCTTTAACTGGTCCTAGAGCAAAAAATATTGACAAATCAAACATAAAGTCTAGTTGAATTTTGGCTTTACTTTGTATGACCAACTTGTTATATGTATAGGTCAATCCCTTGCTAGATTACGCATGGTTGAGCAATGCATTGCCTAACCACTTTCTTTCAATTTGCCTTTCAACCTTTAATATCATATATGTGTGATGATAGATTTGTTTCCCTTACTTTGGTTTTTCTGCTATTCTAGCCTGGTAACCATAGtgttaatattgaaaatttaattttggataAGCATAACGATAGAA
Encoded proteins:
- the LOC102707874 gene encoding nuclear transcription factor Y subunit B-4 isoform X1 encodes the protein MSEGLDGTENGGGSGGGGREQDRFLPIANIGRIMRRAVPENGKIAKDTKESVQECVSEFISFITSEASDKCLKEKRKTINGDDLIWSMGTLGFEDYVEPLKLYLKLYRETEGDSKIPRASEHPVKKDILLNGDPGSSFDGM
- the LOC102707874 gene encoding nuclear transcription factor Y subunit B-4 isoform X2; this encodes MSEGLDGTENGGGSGGGGREQDRFLPIANIGRIMRRAVPENGKIAKDTKESVQECVSEFISFITSEASDKCLKEKRKTINGDDLIWSMGTLGFEDYVEPLKLYLKLYREFDGM